The following proteins are co-located in the Silene latifolia isolate original U9 population chromosome 1, ASM4854445v1, whole genome shotgun sequence genome:
- the LOC141600225 gene encoding UDP-glycosyltransferase 73D1-like, producing MDSKLSQLHFVLVPLLAQGHMIPMIDIAKLLAERGVVVTLVTTPLNAVRNSANIQQAVESGLCIRILEVPFLCQKVGLPEGCENLDVIPSCDLIKNFYKALDEMQKPVEEYLQTVNPPVSCILSDKCLFWTSETAEKFKVPRIVFHGISCFSLLASHNIKYYKTHLSVSSFSQPFSVPGMPYRVEITKAQLPGSFVTLPDLDDIRDQMQEAESRAFGTVINSFSYLEHKCIEEYKKAINKRVWCIGPVALCNKGNKDKYERGNKASINESRCLQWLDTMKPKTVIYVCLGSQCRLVTSQLIELGLGLEASRHPFIWVVKTGEKWTELEKWLVDNTYEERVRGRGLLIRGWAPQVLILSHPSIRGFLTHCGWNSTIEGISSGVPMVTWPQFAEQFFNEKLVVEILKTGVRIGVDIPVRFGEEEKIGVLVDRDDIKHAVNMLMDGGEEGERRRTRAKQLEDKARQAVIAGGSSATDLSVLIQDIMESSPSIS from the coding sequence ATGGACTCGAAATTGAGCCAACTTCACTTTGTGCTTGTTCCTTTATTAGCACAAGGTCATATGATTCCTATGATAGACATAGCGAAGCTGTTAGCTGAGCGTGGAGTGGTTGTAACTCTGGTTACTACCCCTCTCAATGCGGTTAGAAATTCCGCTAACATTCAGCAAGCAGTAGAATCTGGATTATGTATTAGGATTCTTGAGGTCCCATTCTTGTGTCAGAAGGTGGGGCTCCCGGAAGGATGTGAGAACCTAGACGTAATTCCCTCGTGCGACCTCATCAAGAATTTCTACAAAGCACTTGACGAGATGCAAAAACCAGTAGAAGAATATTTGCAGACGGTAAATCCGCCAGTAAGTTGCATATTATCGGACAAATGCCTGTTTTGGACATCCGAAACAGCGGAAAAGTTCAAAGTCCCGAGGATTGTTTTCCACGGAATAAGCTGCTTCTCGCTCCTGGCATCACACAATATTAAGTATTATAAAACTCACTTATCAGTGTCTTCTTTTTCACAACCTTTCTCGGTGCCAGGAATGCCTTACAGGGTTGAAATAACAAAGGCACAGCTACCTGGCTCATTTGTCACATTACCGGACTTGGACGATATTAGAGACCAGATGCAAGAGGCTGAATCAAGAGCATTTGGAACTGTAATCAACAGTTTCAGTTATTTGGAGCATAAATGCATCGAAGAATACAAAAAAGCGATCAATAAAAGGGTTTGGTGCATTGGACCGGTTGCTCTATGCAACAAGGGGAACAAAGACAAGTATGAGAGAGGCAATAAGGCCTCGATCAACGAGAGTCGATGCTTGCAATGGCTAGACACCATGAAACCAAAAACTGTTATTTATGTGTGTCTTGGTAGCCAATGCCGGTTAGTTACGTCACAGCTAATAGAGCTTGGATTAGGCCTTGAAGCTTCTAGGCATCCTTTCATTTGGGTAGTGAAAACAGGGGAGAAATGGACAGAGCTCGAGAAATGGTTAGTCGATAACACATATGAAGAAAGGGTGAGAGGGAGGGGGCTTTTGATCAGAGGGTGGGCCCCACAAGTACTTATTCTATCCCATCCCTCAATACGAGGATTCTTAACGCATTGTGGCTGGAATTCGACCATTGAAGGCATCTCTAGTGGAGTACCAATGGTGACGTGGCCGCAATTTGCAGAGCAGTTTTTCAATGAGAAGCTAGTAGTGGAAATTTTAAAAACCGGTGTTCGCATTGGTGTAGACATTCCAGTTAGATTTGGGGAGGAAGAGAAGATTGGGGTTTTGGTGGATAGAGATGATATTAAACATGCAGTCAACATGCTAATGGACGGTGGAGAAGaaggagaaagaagaagaacGAGAGCAAAACAGCTTGAAGATAAGGCACGGCAAGCTGTCATTGCCGGAGGATCATCAGCAACTGACCTATCAGTGCTGATTCAAGATATCATGGAGTCTAGTCCTTCAATTAGTTAA